From the Streptomyces sp. KMM 9044 genome, one window contains:
- a CDS encoding protein-tyrosine phosphatase family protein: protein MHTRRKQPDVPAPDTPWDEIAPGLWMGGHQFRARTGQLESVSVRQEFDLVQTLLRLPGHGPAPGVGHHVWAIPDGPLDGTHLLGVIRLAEAACEALDDGRKVLVRCYHGYNRSGLVVAHALMRRGSSAEEAIRLIRARRSVWALHNDLFVDYLRAGLATARLLEELAE from the coding sequence TTGCATACCCGCAGGAAGCAGCCCGACGTGCCGGCACCGGACACTCCGTGGGACGAGATCGCACCCGGTCTGTGGATGGGCGGTCACCAGTTCAGGGCCCGGACCGGGCAGCTGGAGTCCGTTTCGGTGCGCCAGGAGTTCGATCTCGTACAGACGCTGCTGCGGCTGCCGGGGCACGGGCCGGCCCCCGGGGTCGGGCACCATGTGTGGGCGATCCCGGACGGGCCGCTCGACGGAACCCACCTGCTGGGCGTCATCCGGCTCGCCGAGGCGGCGTGCGAGGCGCTGGACGACGGGCGCAAGGTCCTCGTGCGCTGCTATCACGGGTACAACCGCTCCGGACTGGTCGTCGCGCACGCGCTGATGCGCCGGGGCAGCTCCGCCGAGGAGGCGATCCGGCTGATCCGGGCCCGCCGCTCGGTCTGGGCCCTGCACAACGACCTGTTCGTCGACTACCTGCGGGCCGGACTGGCGACGGCCCGGCTGCTGGAGGAACTGGCCGAGTAG
- a CDS encoding SH3 domain-containing protein: MSRHSPRTPRSSRSPLLRRLPMTLAAGTLALAAAVAPAVAVANDTPDSGGQSDWSQQGGGNGDGGGSPQQGGNDDWDQQSGGNGGNGGNGDWDQQSGGNGGNDHGNNSGGGNAGGGDGGNHAGGNHGNRGEYKGVVTTDSLALRTSPDRGSKVIRYAHKGDVVSIYCKVGGDDVQGNPLWYLLTDGTWAWGPARHIDNIGPAPRWC, from the coding sequence ATGTCACGCCACTCCCCGCGCACGCCGCGCTCGTCGCGCTCCCCCCTCCTTCGCCGTCTGCCCATGACGCTGGCCGCCGGCACCCTGGCGCTCGCGGCCGCCGTCGCCCCCGCGGTCGCCGTCGCGAACGACACTCCGGACAGCGGCGGCCAGTCGGACTGGAGCCAGCAGGGCGGCGGCAACGGCGACGGCGGCGGCTCCCCCCAGCAGGGCGGCAACGACGACTGGGACCAGCAGTCCGGCGGCAACGGCGGCAACGGCGGCAACGGCGACTGGGACCAGCAGTCCGGCGGCAACGGCGGCAACGATCACGGCAACAACAGCGGCGGAGGCAACGCAGGCGGCGGCGACGGGGGCAACCATGCCGGCGGCAACCACGGCAACCGGGGCGAGTACAAGGGGGTCGTCACGACCGATTCGCTCGCCCTGCGCACCTCGCCGGACCGCGGTTCGAAGGTCATCCGGTATGCCCACAAGGGCGATGTCGTCTCGATCTACTGCAAGGTGGGCGGAGACGACGTGCAGGGCAACCCGCTCTGGTACCTGCTCACCGACGGCACCTGGGCCTGGGGCCCCGCCCGCCACATCGACAACATCGGGCCCGCGCCACGCTGGTGCTGA
- a CDS encoding FtsW/RodA/SpoVE family cell cycle protein — translation MSKAGISLATADPPTPTAPLSRRRGVELALIVLAVLLSVYGYCAVGYARNGSVPPGAAGYGAGLGVLALVAHLTVRFRAPCADPLLLPIAVLLNGLGLVLIYRLDLETPGDEAAPTQLVWSTLGVALFIAVVLLLRDHRVLRRFTRVCAVSALVLLTVPIFFPSVNGARIWIRVAGFSIQPGEFAKVLLAVFFAAYLAENRGALTYAGRRFWGVQLPTGRVLGPIVAVWLVSVGVLVLERDLGTSLLFFGLFVIVLYVATGRTGWLAVGLLLASLGAVAVGRLEPHVHSRIETWLRPFASIEAGAGPNQLAQSLFAFAEGGLLGTGLGLGHSVLIGFAVKSDFILATAGEELGLAGLSAIFLLYGLLVERGYRTGLALRDPFGRLLAVGLAAIVALQVFVIAGGVTGLIPLTGMAMPFLAQGGSSVVANWAIVALLVRLSDSARRRGDGRSRCDGANEGAGS, via the coding sequence ATGAGCAAGGCCGGAATCTCCCTGGCGACGGCTGATCCGCCCACGCCCACCGCTCCCCTCTCCCGGCGCCGTGGCGTCGAACTCGCCCTCATCGTCCTGGCCGTCCTGCTGTCGGTGTACGGCTACTGCGCCGTCGGCTACGCCAGGAACGGCTCCGTCCCGCCCGGCGCCGCCGGTTACGGCGCCGGGCTCGGTGTGCTCGCGCTGGTCGCGCATCTGACGGTGCGCTTCCGGGCGCCCTGCGCCGACCCGCTCCTGCTCCCCATCGCCGTCCTGCTCAACGGGCTCGGCCTGGTGCTGATCTACCGGCTCGACCTGGAGACACCGGGCGACGAGGCCGCCCCGACCCAGCTGGTGTGGTCGACGCTGGGCGTGGCGCTGTTCATCGCGGTCGTCCTGCTGCTGCGCGACCACCGGGTGCTCCGGCGCTTCACCCGCGTGTGCGCCGTCTCCGCTCTCGTCCTGCTCACGGTGCCGATCTTCTTCCCCTCGGTGAACGGAGCCCGGATCTGGATCCGCGTCGCCGGCTTCTCCATCCAGCCGGGTGAGTTCGCGAAGGTGCTGCTCGCGGTGTTCTTCGCCGCGTACCTGGCGGAGAACCGGGGCGCGCTCACCTACGCCGGCCGCCGGTTCTGGGGGGTGCAGTTGCCCACCGGGCGGGTGCTCGGGCCGATCGTCGCCGTGTGGCTGGTGAGCGTGGGCGTGCTGGTCCTGGAACGGGACCTCGGCACGTCGCTGCTGTTCTTCGGCCTGTTCGTCATCGTGCTGTACGTCGCCACCGGCCGCACCGGCTGGCTCGCCGTAGGGCTGCTGCTGGCATCGCTGGGCGCGGTGGCCGTCGGCCGGCTGGAACCCCACGTGCACAGCAGGATCGAGACCTGGCTGCGACCGTTCGCCTCGATCGAGGCGGGCGCGGGCCCGAACCAGCTGGCGCAGTCCCTGTTCGCCTTCGCGGAGGGCGGGCTGCTCGGCACCGGTCTGGGGCTCGGGCACTCCGTACTCATCGGCTTCGCGGTCAAGTCCGACTTCATCCTGGCCACGGCCGGCGAGGAACTGGGGCTGGCCGGGCTCTCCGCGATCTTCCTGCTGTACGGGCTGCTGGTGGAACGCGGCTACCGGACGGGCCTCGCGCTGCGCGACCCGTTCGGCCGACTGCTCGCCGTGGGGCTGGCCGCGATCGTGGCGCTCCAGGTGTTCGTGATCGCGGGCGGGGTGACCGGGCTGATCCCGCTGACCGGGATGGCGATGCCGTTCCTGGCACAGGGAGGTTCGTCGGTGGTCGCCAACTGGGCGATCGTGGCGCTGCTGGTCCGGCTGAGCGATTCGGCACGCCGTCGGGGGGACGGACGTTCCCGGTGCGACGGGGCGAACGAAGGGGCGGGGTCATGA